From a region of the Neodiprion fabricii isolate iyNeoFabr1 chromosome 7, iyNeoFabr1.1, whole genome shotgun sequence genome:
- the LOC124186477 gene encoding probable 39S ribosomal protein L24, mitochondrial, with product MRLSAFLLTKVGDLTKKVSNLPEKYITDTVEKVYYRTPRAIQYLDRTIKRKNFRFTTNRPWSGPAEFQNSPHKYRKKVFVEPLKDWNFFKGDRVQLLVGRDKGKQGIITQVIQERNWVIVEGLNTHLRRIGKDKDFPGSTVQSEAPLLVTTDIRLVDPSDLDACDVEWRYKPDGQRVRVSCRTGRIIPIPHKSEETVDYKRPTLYKAKQKDTPANVVKEVTFLPELKTFEMDLMDKMGIKEDRTRKPIFWY from the exons atgcGGCTGAGCGCATTCCTCCTCACCAAAGTCGGAGACTTGACTAAGAAAGTCTCAAATTTACCGGAGAAATACATCACCGACACAGTTGAGAAG GTTTACTATCGGACACCGCGTGCAATACAGTATTTGGATCGCACGATAAAGCGTAAGAACTTTCGATTCACGACAAATCGCCCGTGGTCTGGCCCAGCTGAATTCCAAAATTCGCCACATAAATACAGAAAGAAGGTATTCGTTGAACCCTTGAAagattggaattttttcaaaggtGACCGG gTTCAATTATTAGTTGGGCGGGACAAAGGGAAGCAAGGAATAATCACACAGGTGATACAGGAGCGAAACTGGGTAATCGTTGAAGGACTTAATACACATCTAAGACGAATCGGAAAGGATAAGGACTTCCCAGGCAGTACCGTACAGAGCGAAGCCCCCCTTCTAGTTACAACAGACATACGTCTGGTTGACCCGAGTGATCT AGATGCTTGTGACGTAGAATGGCGGTATAAGCCAGATGGCCAAAGAGTTCGGGTATCGTGTCGAACCGGTCGAATTATTCCAATTCCACACAAGAGTGAAGAAACTGTGGATTACAAGAGACCCACTCTGTACAAAGCAAAGCAGAAAGATACACCAGCAAATGTTGTCAAAGAAGTTACTTTTTTG CCCGAACTCAAGACCTTCGAAATGGACTTGATGGATAAAATGGGTATCAAAGAAGATCGCACGCGAAAGCCCATCTTCTggtattga